In Neospora caninum Liverpool complete genome, chromosome II, the following are encoded in one genomic region:
- a CDS encoding trehalose-6-phosphate synthase of likely plant origin, related, protein MLYTRVFFRAVVRTDFGERVAVVGSSPSLGNWQANRGHELTTNEDVFPSWFSKEPVYLPLKKPVSYKYAILDERGDIVRWEECEGNRELVPTGVEMTVEDDDGLFREQMTNRGDHGVEGDDDVSVAALDKEEVDARNRVLAIQEEEPEFDENDSLIVCALDLPLRVVRVAQAPCEADPRPGDSAKDAAALVPEKRPGASGEYGSVPSFAGVAGAEREKGKTRAAASCGESEQSTGSPRKGGPPVSPETERGFGGGPVRSRRGTFEVRASKSALLPSLYHLRKKTRLPVRFIGWPGIHVEDEREQEELVEFLRAYDCTPIFPDKEEFDRYLTFCHGFLWPLFHNVVILDSKTQVPFDSDLWARYQAVNKLWADTVLRHAHETDMIWVHDYHLLLAPMHITRKVRRANVGFFLHIPFPSSEIFRCLPCREDILRGMLCADLIGFHLFEYARHFLVACKRLLGLEHHFCRGGILSIEYGGRNVSVRIGHVHIQYADIREKIEASPRVLQMSREIRQRYVGKFIFVSVDRCEKLAGLLLKVRAFQTFLMTYSYARGNVVLIQYAYPTIKYAEDTETMAMELQELVEKVNAQFALPDRPDFKHIELHIQSVGWEEKWAVFIAGDCFLDTSIRDGLNLNPFEYICCHQDNVTGVILSEFTGCSRALASAIRVNPWKVEAVADAMDRTINMPMEEQRDRFTRDQDYLSHNSTQKWADENILDLRRARKPDDFVYVSWGLGNTFRVLGMDSNFRFLDTNQVVRGYRTSRHRVFFFDCEGTLAPDRRRITFVPGGENLFAQGRPPSQQVKDCLQALVDDQRNTVVILSGRNRHLLEEWFSSVKGIGLCAEHGFYYRVPGITGDQWHCMSRQTDFTWKQVAIELMLQYVKRTQGSFIENKGSALVFQYRDADPDFGSMQAKDLSNYLGELLFGYPVSVMSGKGYVEVKLRGVNKGHAVEKVLRKLSNLHGDVDFVLCVGDDRSDEDMFAVINTMTEDGYQLCLPEGSGAGSSGLYRHTQSKDRIPRRNSVSSDENRAEGAPGSLEGTMKRVGSMQRSGGLGGTTGLTSASSSTSLCGAAKKTGPHFFTCTVGKKPSNARYYLNDTDDVSDLLDALQQCTEKDGKEQWNSARDSGLAAPVAAAAAAGSLAGNAAVQLRKGDSVASFASLWKTPLGVGGAVRARDRALAHLAGGASSGLFGRPVSAIDARACAGSGGASDAARPTEE, encoded by the exons TCCCCTCCTGGTTCTCGAAGGAGCCGGTCTACTTGCCGTTGAAAAAGCCCGTGTCTTACAAATATGCGATTCTCGACGAACGAGGGGACATTGTAAG GTGGGAAGAATGCGAGGGGAACCGCGAGTTGGTGCCGACAGGCGTGGAGATGACGGTGGAGGACGACGACGGTCTCTTCCGGGAGCAGATGACGAATCGAGGAGACCACGGAGTCGAAGGCGACGATGAC GTGTCTGTGGCGGCTCTGGACAAGGAGGAGGTTGACGCGCGAAACCGCGTGCTGGCGAttcaagaggaagagccggagTTCGACGAGAACGACTCGCTGATTGTGTGCGCTTTGGATTTGCCGCTGCGCGTCGTGCGCGTCGCTCAGGCGCCGTGCGAGGCGGACCCGCGTCCCGGCGACTCGGCCAAAGACGCAGCCGCGCTCGTGCCTGAGAAACGGCCAGGCGCCTCCGGGGAGTATGGGTCGGTTCCGTCTTTTGCGGGAGTCGCGGGAgccgagcgcgagaaggggaagacgcgcgcggcggcgagctgTGGGGAGTCGGAGCAGTCGACAGGCAGCCCGCGGAAGGGTGGACCGCCGGTGTccccggagacagagcgcggTTTCGGCGGCGGACCCGTTCGAAGTCGACGGGGAACTTTCGAGGTCCGTGCCAGCAAGAGCGCGCTTCTGCCCTCCCTTTACCACttgcggaagaagacgcgtctGCCTGTGCGCTTCATTGGGTGGCCTGGCATCCACGTGGAAGACGAGCGGGAGCAAGAAGAGCTCGTCGAGTTCCTGCGGGCTTACGATTGCACCCCAATCTTCCCCGACAAGGAGGAATTCGACCGCTACCTGACCTTTTGCCACGGCTTCCTCTGGCCACTCTTCCACAACGTCGTCATCCTCGATTCGAAAACGCAAGTGCCGTTCGACTCCGATCTCTGGGCGCGCTACCAGGCCGTCAACAAGCTCTGGGCAGACACCGTGTTGCGCCACGCCCACGAAACGGACATGATTTGGGTCCACGACTATCACCTCCTCCTCGCGCCGATGCACATCACCCGCAAGGTCCGGAGGGCCAACGTCGGATTCTTCCTCCACATCCCCTTCCCCTCGTCGGAAATCTTCAGGTGTCTCCCTTGCCGCGAAGAC ATTTTGCGGGGGATGTTGTGCGCGGACTTGATTGGCTTCCACCTGTTTGAGTACGCTCGCCACTTCTTGGTTGCATGCAAGCGGTTGCTCGGTCTCGAGCACCATTTCTGCCGAGGCGGCATCCTCAGCATCGAGTACGGAGGCCGGAATGTCTCCGTCCGCATCGGCCATGTCCACATTCAGTACGCCGACATTCGCGAGAAGATCGAGGCGAGCCCGCGGGTCTTGCAGATGTCTCGAGAAATCCG ACAAAGATACGTCGGAAAAttcatcttcgtctccgtcgaccGCTGCGAAAAGCTCGCAGGTCTTCTCCTCAAAGTTCGCGCATTCCAAACGTTCCTCATGACCTACTCGTACGCGAGG GGAAACGTCGTGCTCATTCAGTACGCCTATCCGACGATCAAATACGCAGAAGACACCGAAACGATGGCAATGGAACTCCAAGAGCTCGTGGAAAAGGTTAACGCGCAGTTCGCCCTCCCCGATCGCCCCG ACTTCAAGCACATCGAGTTGCACATCCAGTCTGTGGGGTGGGAAGAGAAGTGGGCAGTGTTTATCGCCGGAGACTGCTTCCTGGACACGTCGATCCGCGACGGGCTGAACCTGAATCCGTTCGAGTACATCTGCTGTCACCAAGACAACGTGACCGGAGTCATTCTGTCTGAATTCACCGGCTGCAGCCGAGCCCTCGCATCTGCAATCCGGGTGAACCCGTGGAAG GTGGAAGCGGTGGCCGACGCGATGGACAGAACGATCAACATGCCCATGGAGGAGCAGCGCGACCGATTCACGCGCGACCAGGACTACTTGAGTCACAACAGCACGCAGAAGTGGGCGGACGAAAACATCTTGGACCTCCGCCGGGCTAGGAAACCGGACGATTTCGTCTACGTCTCCTGGGGGCTGGGCAACACCTTCCGCGTCCTGGGCATGGACTCGAACTTCCG TTTTTTGGACACGAATCAAGTGGTGAGAGGCTACCGGACTTCGCGGcatcgcgttttcttcttcgactGCGAAGGGACACTCGCGCCGGATCGGCGACGCATCACTTTCGTGCCGGGAGGCGAAAACCTTTTCGCACAGGGTAGACCGCCCTCGCAGCAAGTCAAGGACTGTCTCCAGGCTCTTGTGGACGACCAGCGAAACACAGTCGTCATCCTCTCCGGCAGAAACCGACACCTCCTCGAGGAATGGTTCTCCTCCGTCAAAGGCATCGGACTCTGTGCGGAACACG GTTTCTACTACCGGGTTCCGGGCATCACGGGAGACCAGTGGCATTGCATGTCTCGGCAGACGGACTTCACGTGGAAACAGGTAGCGATTGAGCTGATGCTGCAGTACGTCAAGAGAACCCAGGGATCCTTCATCGAGAACAAA ggTAGCGCACTGGTGTTCCAGTACCGAGACGCTGATCCCGACTTCGGCAGCATGCAGGCGAAGGATTTGTCCAACTACCTCGG gGAGTTGCTGTTTGGCTACCCCGTTTCGGTGATGAGCGGGAAAGGCTACGTCGAGGTAAAGCTCCGCGGCGTCAACAAAGGACACGCGGTCGAAAAAGTCCTCCGCAAACTCAGCAACCTCCACGGTGACGTCGACTTTGTCCTCTGTGTCGGAGATGACAG gagcgacgaagacaTGTTTGCAGTGATCAACACCATGACAGAAGACGGCTACCAACTCTGTCTGCCCGAAGGCAGTGGCGCCGGCAGCAGCGGACTGTATCGCCACACGCAGTCGAAGGACCGAATCCCGCGACGCAATTCTGTCTCT TCGGATGAGAACCGTGCAGAAGGCGCGCCAGGAAGTTTGGAAGGAACGATGAAACGCGTCGGGTCTATGCAGCGTTCGGGTGGGCTGGGCGGCACAACCGGCCTAACCTCCGCGTCGTCCAGCACGAGTCTGTGCGGGGCTGCAAAG AAAACAGGCCCTCACTTCTTCACGTGTACCGTTGGGAAGAAGCCGTCAAACGCCCG GTATTATCTCAACGACACCGACGATGTCTCCGATCTTCTCGACGCACTGCAACAGTGCACAGAGAAG GACGGGAAAGAGCAGTGGAATTCGGCCAGGGACTCGGGCCTCGCGGCGCCGgtggcggctgcagcggctgctggGTCTCTCGCAGGGAACGCAGCGGTTCAACTTCGGAAGGGTGACAGCGTCGCCAGCTTTGCGAGTTTGTGGAAGACGCCCCTTGGGGTTGGAGGGGCGGTACGCGCCAGGGACAGAGCCCTCGCACACTTGGCAGGGGGAGCCTCGAGCGGCCTCTTTGGCCGACCCGTCAGCGCCATCGACGCACGCGCTTGTGCCGGCTCCGGAGGCGCCTCGGACGCCGCGCGACCGACGGAAGAGTGA